A single genomic interval of Daucus carota subsp. sativus chromosome 1, DH1 v3.0, whole genome shotgun sequence harbors:
- the LOC108225260 gene encoding uncharacterized protein LOC108225260, producing MTKITNCFMLVMFCCFLCSFIATSNAGDILRANQPIKNDETIVSAGDEFELGFFSPGSSKNRYLSIRYKKAGEAIVWVANREAPLTDASGTLVLSSEGTLNILNGTNSTIWSSNSSKSKSIKNPVAQLLKTGNLVIRAGDDPDTGNFLWQSFDFPDNTLLPGMKLGKKIAKNSSAGRDWSCRSWKSSDDPSPGTFQVEIDISGYPQLFLLNGSTKYFRSGPWNGVRFSGIRTSGPNGIFVFDFVFNEDEIYYKDELVSSSVLTRVTVEPDGRVIRYTWTDQSNKWEQYIFLQADLCDVYAHCGPFGSCNIYTTSRCECLKGFHPKNLTAWSHLNFAEGCEPKTKLNCSSKDTFVKQLKKNLPDTHTSQYNFSLDLKACEKKCLEDCSCTAYANTNITGKGSGCLLWFGDLIDIRDQGEVAQDFYVRFAASGSGANNTSRARRIALIVFLSIILITTVVLGFYMWHVCKHRKQITEGEMLENEVDYEKEDLPFFDFRTISNATNNFSNNCKLGEGGFGPVYKGTLEDGKEIAVKKRSACSMQGVEEFRNEVSCIAKLQHRNLVRLLGWSTTEEGERMLVYEYMPNKSLDYFIFGDNANKALLDWPQRYNIINGIAKGLLYLHEDSRLRVIHRDLKASNILLDYNMNPKISDFGMARSFGDGETESNTARVVGTYGYMSPEYAMDGAFSIKSDVYSFGVLVIEIVSGKKNRFFTHPDHNLNLMGHAWKSYKENRLSELIDVSVLSSDQDEVFRVILIGLLCVQQYPEDRPNMSSVLMMLTSKATLPHPKQPGFFNERKLDEADTSHSTLCLSSLNQTITIVAPRFCVGGQKYFHSFMKVSIIALKLKVLVNMAMMKKCFMLVLFCCFLCSFIVTSSAGDTLRANQTIENNETIVSAGDEFELGFFSPGSSKNRYLSIRYKKAGQAIVWVANRDAPLTDVSGTLVLSSEGTLKISKGTNSTIWSSNSSYSIKNPVAQLLKTGNLVIRAGDDPDAGNYLWQSFDFPDNTLLPGMKLGKKIAKNSSTARDWSCRSWKSSDDPSPGNFQVDLDISGYPQIFLLNGSVRYFRTGPWNGVRLSGVPTSGPNDVFVSQFVLNEHEIYYKYELVSSSMLTRAIIEPDGRVIRYTWTDQSNVWEQYIFLQADYCDVYAHCGAYGSCNIDKPSRCECLEGYQPKNLTSWSRLNFTEGCVPVTKFNCSTRDNFVKQLNKKLPDTRTSQYNFSLDLKACQKKCREDCSCTAYANTDISGKGSGCLLWFGDLIDIRDQGQSAQDFYVRFAASGSGTNSRSRARRIALMVLLPIISILVVVLGCLCKYRKQNAEGEMLENEVDHEKEDLPFFDFRTIANATNNFSNNCKIGEGGFGPVYKGTLEDGKEIAVKRRSTCSTQGVEEFRNEVSCIAKLQHRNLVRLLGWSTTEEGERMLVYEYMPNKSLDYFIFGDNANKASLDWPKRYNIINGIAKGLLYLHEDSRLRVIHRDLKASNILLDYNLNPKISDFGMARSFGDGETESNTARVVGTYGYMSPEYAIEGAFSIKSDVYGFGVLMIEIVTGKKNRFFTHPDHNLNLLGHTWKSYNEDRLSELIDASILESSDQDEVFRVIAIGLLCVQQYPEDRPTMSSVMKMLTSNITLPRPKQPGFFTERKLEEADTSHSMLCLSSSNHSITTLAPR from the exons ATGACTAAGATAACGAACTGCTTTATGCTAGTCATGTTCTGCTGCTTTTTGTGCTCGTTTATAGCAACATCCAATGCAGGAGATATTCTTCGTGCAAATCAGCCAATAAAAAATGATGAAACCATTGTTTCAGCTGGTGATGAGTTTGAACTTGGTTTCTTTAGTCCAGGCAGTTCAAAGAATCGATACTTGAGCATACGATACAAGAAGGCAGGTGAGGCAATCGTGTGGGTTGCCAATCGAGAGGCTCCCCTTACTGACGCATCAGGGACGCTGGTTTTGAGTAGCGAGGGCACTCTCAATATTTTAAATGGCACAAACAGCACAATTTGGTCATCAAACTcgtcaaaatcaaaatctataaAGAATCCTGTGGCACAGTTACTAAAGACAGGAAATCTTGTTATCAGGGCAGGTGATGACCCTGATACAGGTAATTTTCTTTGGCAAAGTTTTGACTTTCCTGACAATACTCTCCTACCAGGCATGAAGCTAGGAAAAAAGATAGCAAAGAACTCATCAGCTGGCCGAGATTGGTCCTGCAGGTCATGGAAAAGCAGTGATGATCCTTCTCCAGGAACCTTCCAGGTTGAGATTGATATCAGTGGTTACCCCCAACTATTTCTGTTGAATGGTTCTACCAAATATTTCCGAAGTGGTCCCTGGAATGGTGTCAGATTTAGTGGTATTCGTACTTCGGGTCCAAATGGCATATTTGTGTTTGATTTTGTCTTCAACGAGGATGAGATATATTATAAAGATGAACTTGTTAGTAGTTCAGTGCTGACAAGGGTAACTGTAGAGCCTGACGGGCGAGTAATACGTTATACATGGACTGATCAAAGTAATAAGTGGGAGCAGTATATATTTCTCCAGGCAGATCTCTGTGATGTTTATGCACACTGTGGGCCATTTGGTAGCTGTAATATATATACCACCTCTCGCTGCGAGTGTTTAAAGGGATTTCATCCCAAAAATCTTACTGCTTGGAGTCATTTAAATTTTGCAGAGGGGTGTGAACCAAAGACAAAATTAAACTGTAGTAGCAAGGATACTTTTGTGAAACAACTAAAGAAGAACTTACCAGATACACACACCTCGCAGTATAATTTCAGCCTGGACCTCAAGGCTTGCGAGAAGAAGTGCCTTGAAGACTGCTCTTGTACAGCATATGCAAATACAAATATTACTGGAAAAGGTAGTGGATGTTTGCTTTGGTTCGGTGACCTAATTGATATCAGAGATCAAGGAGAGGTTGCTCAAGATTTTTATGTACGATTTGCTGCATCTGGATCAG GTGCAAATAATACTTCCAGAGCAAGGCGAATTGCACTAATTGTATTTTTATCCATAATATTAATTACAACAGTTGTACTTGGCTTCTACATGTGGCATGTATGCAAGCACAGAAAGCAAATTACAGAAG GAGAAATGCTTGAAAATGAAGTGGATTATGAGAAGGAAGATTTACCGTTCTTTGACTTCAGAACTATTTCTAACGCCACCAACAACTTCTCTAACAATTGTAAACTCGGGGAAGGTGGCTTTGGACCTGTCTACAAG GGTACTCTGGAAGACGGGAAAGAAATAGCAGTAAAGAAGCGCTCAGCATGTTCAATGCAAGGAGTAGAAGAGTTCAGAAATGAAGTATCTTGCATTGCCAAGCTTCAACACCGGAATCTGGTTCGGCTGCTTGGTTGGTCCACCACTGAGGAAGGAGAAAGGATGTTAGTCTATGAATATATGCCCAACAAAAGCTTAGATTACTTTATATTTGGAG ATAATGCAAATAAAGCATTACTAGATTGGCCTCAGCGTTACAACATAATAAACGGCATTGCCAAGGGACTACTTTACCTTCACGAAGACTCCAGACTAAGAGTTATTCATCGAGATCTTAAAGCTAGCAACATCCTTCTTGACTACAATATGAATCCCAAAATCTCAGATTTTGGTATGGCTAGAAGTTTTGGAGATGGTGAAACTGAATCAAACACAGCAAGGGTGGTCGGAACATA CGGCTACATGTCCCCTGAGTATGCCATGGATGGAGCATTTTCAATTAAATCCGATGTCTATAGCTTTGGTGTACTGGTGATAGAGATTGTTAGTGGGAAGAAAAACAGATTCTTCACTCATCCGGACCACAACCTTAATCTTATGGGCCAT GCATGGAAGAGTTATAAAGAAAACAGGCTTTCAGAACTCATTGATGTATCAGTCCTGTCAAGTGACCAAGATGAAGTGTTTCGAGTTATTCTAATAGGATTACTATGCGTTCAACAATATCCAGAGGACAGACCGAACATGTCATCAGTACTAATGATGTTGACAAGTAAGGCCACGCTGCCTCATCCGAAACAGCCTGGTTTCTTCAATGAAAGAAAACTTGACGAAGCAGATACTTCCCATAGCACGCTTTGTTTGTCTTCATTGAACCAAACCATTACAATTGTTGCACCTCGCT TCTGCGTGGGAGGTCAGAAGTACTTCCATTCTTTTATGAAGGTAAGCATTATAGCATTGAAGTTGAAAGTGCTTGTAAACATGGCTATGATGAAGAAATGCTTTATGCTAGTCTTGTTCTGCTGCTTTTTGTGCTCGTTTATAGTCACATCCAGTGCAGGAGACACTCTTCGTGCAAACCAGACAATAGAAAATAATGAAACCATTGTTTCAGCTGGTGATGAGTTTGAACTTGGTTTCTTTAGTCCGGGCAGTTCAAAGAATCGGTACTTGAGCATACGATACAAGAAGGCAGGTCAGGCAATCGTGTGGGTTGCCAATCGAGATGCTCCCCTTACTGACGTATCAGGGACTCTAGTTTTAAGTAGTGAGGGCACTCTTAAAATTTCCAAAGGCACAAACAGCACAATTTGGTCATCAAACTCGTCATATTCTATAAAGAATCCTGTGGCACAGTTATTAAAGACAGGAAATCTTGTAATCAGGGCAGGTGATGACCCTGATGCAGGTAATTATCTTTGGCAAAGTTTTGACTTTCCTGACAATACTCTCCTACCAGGCATGAAGCTAGGAAAAAAGATAGCAAAGAACTCATCAACTGCCCGAGATTGGTCCTGCAGGTCATGGAAAAGCAGTGATGACCCTTCTCCAGGCAATTTCCAGGTTGATCTTGATATCAGTGGTTATCCACAAATATTTCTATTGAATGGTTCTGTCAGATATTTCCGAACTGGTCCCTGGAATGGTGTTAGACTCAGCGGTGTTCCTACTTCGGGTCCAAATGACGTATTTGTGAGTCAGTTTGTCTTGAATGAGCATGAGATATATTATAAGTATGAACTTGTCAGTAGCTCGATGCTTACGAGGGCAATTATAGAGCCTGATGGACGAGTAATACGTTATACATGGACTGATCAAAGTAATGTGTGGGAGCAGTACATATTTCTCCAGGCTGATTACTGTGATGTTTATGCACACTGTGGAGCATATGGTAGCTGTAACATTGATAAGCCCTCTCGTTGTGAGTGTTTAGAAGGATATCAACCCAAAAATCTTACCTCTTGGAGTCGTTTAAATTTTACAGAGGGGTGTGTCCCAGTGACAAAATTTAATTGCAGTACTAGGGATAATTTTGTGAAGCAACTAAACAAGAAATTGCCAGATACACGCACCTCGCAGTATAATTTTAGCCTGGACCTTAAGGCTTGCCAGAAGAAGTGCCGTGAGGACTGCTCTTGTACAGCATATGCAAATACAGATATTTCTGGAAAAGGTAGTGGATGCTTGCTTTGGTTCGGTGACCTAATTGATATCAGAGATCAAGGACAGAGTGCGCAAGATTTTTATGTACGATTTGCTGCATCTGGATCAG GTACAAATAGTCGTTCCAGAGCAAGGCGAATTGCACTAATGGTACTCTTGCCCATAATATCAATTTTAGTTGTAGTACTTGGCTGCTTATGCAAGTACAGAAAGCAAAATGCAGAAG GAGAAATGCTTGAAAATGAAGTAGATCACGAGAAGGAAGATTTACCATTCTTCGACTTCAGAACTATTGCTAATGCCACCAACAACTTCTCTAACAATTGTAAAATTGGGGAAGGTGGATTTGGACCTGTCTACAAG GGTACTCTGGAAGACGGGAAGGAAATAGCTGTAAAGAGGCGTTCAACCTGTTCCACGCAAGGAGTAGAAGAGTTCAGAAATGAAGTTTCTTGCATTGCCAAGCTTCAACACCGCAATCTGGTCCGGCTGCTTGGTTGGTCCACCACTGAGGAAGGAGAAAGGATGTTAGTCTATGAATATATGCCCAACAAAAGCTTAGATTACTTTATATTTGGAG ATAATGCAAATAAAGCTTCACTAGATTGGCCTAAGCGTTACAACATAATAAACGGCATTGCCAAGGGACTACTTTACCTTCACGAAGACTCCAGACTAAGAGTTATTCATCGAGATCTTAAAGCTAGCAACATCCTTCTTGACTATAATCTGAATCCCAAAATCTCAGATTTTGGTATGGCTAGAAGTTTTGGAGATGGCGAAACTGAATCAAACACGGCAAGGGTGGTCGGAACATA TGGATACATGTCCCCTGAGTACGCCATTGAGGGAGCATTTTCAATTAAATCCGATGTCTACGGCTTTGGTGTATTGATGATTGAGATCGTGACTGGGAAGAAAAACAGATTCTTCACTCATCCGGACCACAACCTTAACCTTCTGGGCCAT ACATGGAAGAGTTATAACGAAGACAGGCTATCAGAACTCATCGATGCATCAATCCTAGAGTCAAGTGACCAAGATGAAGTGTTTCGAGTTATCGCAATAGGATTACTATGCGTTCAACAATATCCAGAGGACAGACCGACCATGTCATCAGTAATGAAGATGTTGACAAGTAACATTACTCTGCCTCGTCCGAAACAACCTGGTTTTTTCACTGAAAGGAAACTTGAAGAAGCAGATACTTCCCATAGCATGCTTTGTTTGTCTTCATCGAACCATAGCATTACAACTTTAGCACCTCGCTAG
- the LOC108200122 gene encoding uncharacterized protein LOC108200122: MRESRVSVAPSVAKSLATNASDHVLVIPTSKVDRSNVQQKRPNFEASRNSQKFRPRAVLSSPENDHLIGGQEMIYSKGEFETSQKKIGLPCLANFRNEAFEKKNTTVLKHKRTVGLSIEKDQAPVS, encoded by the exons ATGCGAGAAAGTCGTGTTTCTGTGGCACCATCAGTTGCGAAATCACTGGCTACAAACGCTTCTGATCATGTCCTAGTGATTCCTACATCCAAAG TTGATCGCAGTAACGTTCAACAGAAAAGGCCAAACTTTGAAGCCAGCCGGAATAGTCAGAAATTTAGACCTCGAGCAGTCTTATCCAGTCCCG AAAATGATCATCTCATTGGCGGGCAAGAGATGATTTATTCCAAAGGTGAATTCGAAACGAGCCAGAAGAAAATAGGCCTTCCATGTTTAGCAAATTTTCGAAACGAAGCTTTCGAGAAAAAAAATACTACTGTTCTTAAGCACAAGAGAACAGTTGGTCTGTCAATCGAAAAGGACCAAGCTCCAGTTTCATAA